The Pseudochaenichthys georgianus unplaced genomic scaffold, fPseGeo1.2 scaffold_2138_arrow_ctg1, whole genome shotgun sequence genomic sequence aattagtttgatatatattgaagtagctgtagctttatcaacgtctgcatcgTAATCAATATATTGATGTGTTGTACCTTTGCAATAATCTGTAGTGGCAGGGGTGTTCATGTGTGATTTCTGTTCCACCGTTGTGACGTTTGACCTTAAACAATTTTAACTACTGACCCCATTAGCACATGTTGAGGAGACAAGATGGTAacgactagaaaccaagatggtgacgactacAAACAAAGATGCTGACGaccagaaaccaagatggtgacgactagaaaccaagatggtgacgactagaaaccaagatggtgacgactagaAATCAAGATGTTTacgactagaaaccaagatgcTGACGaccagaaaccaagatggtgacgactagaaaccaagatggtgacgactacaaacaaagatggtgacgACCAGAAACCAAGATGTtgacgactagaaaccaagatgtttacgactagaaaccaagatggtgacgactacAAACCAAGATGTTGACGactacaaacaaagatggtgatgACCAGAAACCAAGATGCTGACAAacagaaaccaagatggtgactggaaaacaagatggtgacgactacAAACCAAGATGATGACGACTGGAAAACAAGATGGTGATGACTAGAAACCAAGATTGTGACGaccagaaaccaagatggtgacgatTACACTGTGGCAGTTGGACTTCCTGAGCAGCCAGGTCTCTCTCCTCACATGTGCAATGGGGTcagtattttaaatgttttaggtCAAACGTCACAACGGTGAACAGAAATCAACATGAACACCCTGCACTACAGATTATTGCAGGTACAACACATCATAtattgattacatgcagacgttgataaagctacagctacttcaatatatatcacactaattcataaagcaacttagacattttgatgttccggacctttgcatggggacatttcctctaactggacctcgttgaatttgagttgaatacccctgatcTATTGTATCTAacagaaaccaagatggtgacgactacAAACAAAGATGCTGACGACCAGAAACCAAGATGCAGACGAATAGAAAACAAGATGCCATCTGCACCAAACAGAGAATTGTCTGCATTCTTTAAGGACAGGCCTATACGTCGCTGGGTGACATTAAAATAACGTGGATTGACGGATTGAATGGAGCACGTCTGCATCTGGTGGTGAAACCCTGAGTTACAGAAGGAGGATCCCTGAAGGATGACATCAGTGAGCTGCAGACAGAAGGTAAAAGCAGCAGCTCAGagtttcagctcagtgaggagaGCAGCACCTCACACACTCTGGATCTCTGTATTATACACATTGATATAGGACGCTCAGTTTGGATCATCTGTCTTATGTGTTCTCATGATGAGGAACATGTGTTCACTGTTATTGCCATGTTTAAAGTGACATCTCCATCCAGGTAATGCACTGCTCGTGTTGTGATGCTTGAAGAACCACAGGAGGATCATGGTGAACTCTACTCACATTTCATATTTTATACTGACTGCATACTCTGACACAGGTTTTtttaaatacctttatttcctgATCATTCTtgctttgtatttttgtattttaggtACCAACGTGTTGCTGATTGTTGTTATCTGTGTGAACAGGAGCTTACATGAACCTATGTACCTTTTTCTGTGCAGCCTGTTTGTAAATGAACTGTGTGGTAGTACAGGGTTGTTTCCATTCCTTCTGGTTCAGGTCCTCTCTGACATCCACACTGTCtctgctccgctctgcttcctgcAGATTTATTCTGTGTATACATATACAGGTATACAATTTACTAATTTGTCCACCATGTCTTATGACAGATATCTTGCTATCTGTTATCCTCTGCAATATAACTCACGTATGACTTCTAACAGGGTTGCCTTTCTTATTGCTCTAACGTGGCTGTTTCCACTTATTGCCATTTGGATTTTGATTTTTCTGACTCTTTCTctgcagctgtgtgggaacatcatTAACAAAGTTTACTGTGATAACTACTCCATTGTTAAGCTGGCCTGCTCTGACACTACAGTCAATAATATATATGGACTAATTATAACTTTTTTCTTAATCATGTTTCCTGTTTCTCTCACTTTGATCTCGTACATGAGGATCCTCAGAGTGTGTTTCTCTGGCTCCAAACAGACCAGACAGAAAGCTCTCAGTACCTGCACACCTCACCTCGCTTCCCTGCTAAATGCTTCTTTTGGGTCTTGCTTCGAAGTATTACAGAACAGATTTGCTATGAAATATGTGCCGAATATAATGCGCATTTTATTATCCCTGTACTTTCTAACATGCCAGCCTCTCTTTACCCCAGTCCTGTACGGGCTGAAGATGTCTAAAATCCGCATCATATGTAAGCGCCTGTTGTACGGTGAAGTGTAGGTCATCAAGAGATTGCAGAGACAGAGAATGAAAGGACCCTGACTTCAGCAGTATTAACTCTAATGACGTGTCTCATTCACTGTGTGCAGAGGAAGGAAATGAAACGTGCAGCTGTACATGTGCTGAGATTGATGCTGCTCTCTCTTTCTGTTTCTTCTCTTGCTTTTCACTTCTCATATCAGCCTCAGTGATTTTAGGAGAACCCTGAAAGGTCCATCAGTCCGGACGTTAGGAGTGAAACTGAAGTTAAAGCTGAATGAAGCTCCTCGCTgtgaacacacacagagcagcttCATATCAACTATGTTCCCAATATGTTGACAATATGTTCACCTTCATATTCTCTAACATGTAATGTGTCCCAAATAGAGAAGATAAGAATCTGCTGTTAAAAAAATGAACAAATTAAGGAATGTTTCTTCCACATATTGTTAAGGAGCAAAGCAATAAGATCTGAAATCCAGACACGTTAGCCATCTCATCAAAATGTATTGGCACATATTTTGAAATGCAACTTGAAATGTTCCATTGAGCATGAATAAAGTTATTGAATGACTTTCTCTGACCACACATGAGTTTATTAAAGTGTATACaagtaataatgcaatataaaaacaaaaccatTCAGCTGAGTGTGCCAGCAATGTCCACCCTGAGGAGAGATGTGGatctgtataataataatagatgggATTTGTATAGGGCTTGTTctagtgctcaaagacgcttcacATACAATCAGAGTTAGTTTTGAGAGACTTTTTGAAGAGTACAAGAGTATTGGCCTTTCAAATATTACAAAAGTCGGGATTATAACCAGAACAAATTCAGAAGCTTTATCTTAATTTTCACAACTGCTACAATCAAAATCTGAAGGCCTAGGCTCCTCTTACAGTGGAACACACAATATACTTAGcttatacaatatatatatatatatatatatatatatatatatattagggctgtcagtcgattaaaatatttaatcgcaaattaatcgcacatttttgatccatTCTAAATGTactttagaggaatatttttcaagtttttaatactcttattatttattacattattacattgcatttagctgacgcttttatccaaagcgacttacaataagtacattcgaccaggaagacacaaccttgaagaaaacagaatcatataagaacatcaggtttcaaagagccaatcgtttcaagtgctactcaactggctttagaggagccagtcctttattagtatataagtgctttgttaatagttctatcgctcgaggtggagtcgaaagagatgagttttcagtctgcgccggaaggtgtgtaagctttctgcggtcctgatttcaatggggagctcattccaccattttggagccaggatagcaaacccacgtgtttctgctgatgggaacttgggacgtatcttcctgatgttgtaaagcgtgtatctgcagcagcgggttgtagcagcgatgtttgcagtgaaggacaggttgttatctaggatcacacccagattccttgcagtctgggtcggggaaacaacagaggggccgatgttgattgtcaggtcaagagagggacaatcttttcccggaaggaaaaacacttcagttttgtcaaggttgagcttgagatgatgagcagacatccactgagagatgtcagctagacaagcagagatgcgtgcgacgacctgggtctctgagcggggaaaggacagaattaattgggtgtcgtcagcgtagcagtggtatgaaaaaccatgcgggctaatgacagatccgagcgagtttgtgtacagggagaagaggagaggaccaagaacagagccctgagggacccctgtagttaattgacaagggtcggactctgaccctctccaagttaccctgtaggtgcggtctttgaggtatgaggtgaggagggaaagtgcagagcctgaaactccaagttcttggagagtgtgaaggaggatctgatggttcttatcaacatatgagtggacaaatatgctttatgcaaatgtttattattatttgaacaatgacaaatattctcatgaatatgaaACACatcaacctctgaacattacaaatattcgcctcaattcaacctggaacctctctcatacaataatacaatacaaatggtgtgtgtgtgtgtgtgtgtgtgtgtgtgtgtgtgtgtgtgtgtgtgtgtgtgtgtgtgtgtgtgtgtgtgtgtgtgtgtgtgtgtgtgtgtgtgtgtgtgtgtgtgtgtgatggatcgttggagctatgtgcagctcaaggcatatgctcgaacgggagctgcctggacgctacaatcatgttgcgcgcactatccgtgctgagtgtgctgacttctcctccaatgtcccgctgtctgcttcctgcatcaagtcaagtgctcagcgcagttgtggcgaaatgtcgctcctctgttttcatttaaacagctccttatatccgttagcgcagctagctagcaccagatgctaacaacaacaatacacgtaaggtctctctcttgctcgctcgcgccacacatacacacaccctcccggtcctcccgatggccagtcggtgcctgccggtgagcgtggaagtgtggtctgccacaagcgggcggcaggagcggggctgtcagcagcagcttgtagatggtattttaaactcggtgcgctctgaagctacggggcggccgaggacaaaaaatacacatgcgttaatcgcgttaaaataattagtgccgttaatttttttttgcgttaacgcgttattaactaaCTTAAATctactctattcttgttttgctcgatctcagtgctgcatttgatactatcgaccatgatatcctattgcaaagactagagcacttagttggcatacagggaactgctttagactggtttaggtcctatctatctgaacgctctcagtttgtacgtgtcaacgatgaatcttccacgcaaaccaaagttagccatggagtgccacagggctcagtgctcggacctattttgttcacattatatatgcttccgttaggcaatattataaggaatcattctgtaaactttcattgttatgcggatgatactcaactatatttatcaatcaagcctgatgaaattaatcatctaaataaaattcaagactgccttaaggacttaaaaacgtggatgaccttaaactttttgatgttaaacacgaccaaaaagttattgtactcggcccgaagaatctacgaaacaaattatctaaagacatactaactatggaaggcattaatttggcctccagtgagactgtaaggaatcttggtgttatatttgatcaggatttatcctttaacgcccacataaaatcaatttcaaggaccgcctacttccatctacgtaacattgcaaaaatcaggcatatcttgcctcaaaacgatgcagagaaactagtccatgcatttgttacttctaggctggattattgtaactctttattatcagggagtaccaagaagtcaatcaagtcgcttcagctggttcaaaatgctgcggctcgtgtactaaccagagttaggagaagggaccacatgactcctgttctggctgccttacactggctccctatagaacacaggatagaatttaaagttcttcttctcgcctacaaagcccttaatgggcaggcgccatcttaccttaaagaactcattataccctgctgtcctactagggcattgcgttccaagaatgcagggttgttggttgttcctagagtctctaaaagtacaatgggagccagagccttttcttatcaagctccacatttgtggaatcagcttccagtttgtgttcaggcggcagacaccctatccgtttttaagagtgcgctgaagaccttcctttttgataaagcttatagttagggctgattagattcagcccctagttttgctgatataggcttagtttgtcgggggacatcttacttcttccttctctctgtctgtacctgtgtcctctcatgttccattaacccagcttccccacatgtctttctttttggtgtctctatacgctgggatccggagtcatggatgatcctgtggTGTCATGTCCAAGAAACTTATAGTGAAAGTGTATTctttatgttagttttgtcaGGTCCCTTTGTCCTGCATGTGCTTTATGTTTATTCCCTTAATTAATTCtccctctcatttcaggcctccacgctccccgcccccttctgtctcctgcgtccttgattgttttccctgccctgattgtttccacctgtgtcccctttacctgtgtatatattgtgttaGCTCCCTCCTGTTCATTATCAGTTCATTGTCTCTCTATGACCTACGTTCCTGCTTACCTCACGGACTCCTCACGGATCTATGTTATTGATCACCGTTCTAGTTTTCCTCGAAAGAGTGtttttgttttccttgttttcATTACTGTGCAAATCccagtaaagtctttattttgaAACACTATCCGAGTCTGAGTTTGAGTCGTGCAATTCAGTTCATGCCTCAGAGTTCACTCCTTGACAtgcagtcctgtgtcctgcatcgcgagTCCTGGATcccgagtcgtggctgtggtcctggatcatcggtcctgatggatatcctcgtggattcatcttcctattatacacacatgcatttccaaacatctggactacctatgttgcaaatgtattatcttttcaatttacacacggcatctattgcagtctgtccgtcctgggagagggatccctcctctgctgctctccctgaggtttctccatgttcccttaaactgggggtttctccggaagtttttccttgtacgatgtgagggtctgaggacagagggtctaaggacagagggtctgaggacagagggtctaaggacagtgggtctgaggatagagggtctaaggacagagggtctaaggacagagggtctaaggacagagggtctaaggacagagggtctgaggacagagggtctaaggacagtgggtctgaggatagagggtctaaggacagagggtctaaggacagagggtctaaggacagagggtctaaggacagagggtctaaggacagagggtctgaggacagagggtctaaggacagtgggtctgaggatagagggtctaaggacagagggtctaaggacagagggtctaaggacagagggtctgaggacagagg encodes the following:
- the LOC117441905 gene encoding olfactory receptor 11A1-like — its product is MVNSTHISYFILTAYSDTGFFKYLYFLIILALYFCILGTNVLLIVVICVNRSLHEPMYLFLCSLFVNELCGSTGLFPFLLVQVLSDIHTVSAPLCFLQIYSVYTYTGIQFTNLSTMSYDRYLAICYPLQYNSRMTSNRVAFLIALTWLFPLIAIWILIFLTLSLQLCGNIINKVYCDNYSIVKLACSDTTVNNIYGLIITFFLIMFPVSLTLISYMRILRVCFSGSKQTRQKALSTCTPHLASLLNASFGSCFEVLQNRFAMKYVPNIMRILLSLYFLTCQPLFTPVLYGLKMSKIRIICKRLLYGEV